Proteins from a genomic interval of Symmachiella macrocystis:
- a CDS encoding dual specificity protein phosphatase family protein: protein MKYGLLWLTMGLLLGVRAIVSSGWWLVCLWPAMNLTVLGIAYLGNWPWIFGKRPNGRLSFVPVVVFLPYLLYAWTIWRLTYFVRREHPYDIVTDQLDIGRRLLAQEMIDGIDNVIDLTCEFAEPTAICSAVNYVSCPILDGSIPTWPQLRRLIDEINECAGTTYIHCAQGHGRTGLVAAALLMHRDPDLSPHDALRQLQAVRPALACNGGQMAMLSVLKAQIDADKPQL from the coding sequence ATGAAATACGGTTTGTTGTGGTTAACGATGGGTCTGCTGCTGGGCGTGCGGGCGATTGTCTCGTCCGGATGGTGGCTTGTTTGCCTGTGGCCGGCTATGAATCTCACGGTGCTCGGGATAGCCTACCTTGGGAATTGGCCGTGGATTTTCGGCAAACGTCCTAACGGCCGTCTTTCCTTTGTGCCGGTTGTTGTGTTTCTTCCCTATCTGCTTTACGCGTGGACGATTTGGCGTCTCACCTACTTTGTGAGACGCGAGCATCCGTATGACATTGTAACTGATCAATTGGACATCGGTCGCAGATTGTTGGCCCAGGAAATGATAGACGGCATCGACAATGTGATTGATCTGACGTGTGAATTTGCAGAGCCAACTGCCATTTGCTCAGCGGTCAATTATGTTTCGTGCCCGATCTTGGATGGTTCCATTCCGACGTGGCCCCAATTGCGGCGGTTGATCGACGAGATCAACGAGTGCGCCGGTACGACCTATATTCATTGTGCGCAGGGACATGGTCGGACCGGTTTGGTGGCGGCCGCGTTATTGATGCACCGCGATCCCGACCTATCACCGCACGATGCGTTGCGTCAACTTCAAGCAGTACGCCCCGCCTTGGCTTGCAATGGCGGGCAAATGGCGATGTTATCAGTTCTGAAAGCACAAATTGATGCCGACAAACCGCAGTTGTAA
- a CDS encoding PSD1 and planctomycete cytochrome C domain-containing protein produces MVRGFSEKLKSSALLIGACVVSLLMAMPLLAADEKEVAPTPVDFGRQIRPILAKRCFACHGPDVAESGLRLNDPESVFAELDSGELGIVPGKPEESELLRRIATDDEIERMPPEEKPLPAEEIALIRRWISEGAAWDKHWAFQPIQHPQPPAVKNSAWVRNPIDAFILARLEKNGLSPAPQADKLALLRRAYYDLTGLPPTPDEVTAFLADTAPDAYEKVVDRLLASPRYGERWARHWLDLVRYAETNSYERDGDKPNAWRYRDYVIRSLNDDKPYDRFLTEQLAGDELPDASAETIIATGYYRLGLWDDEPVDREQAYYDELDDILTTTSQVMLGLTINCARCHDHKIDPIPQTDYYSLLSFFEGVPSYGIRSDQLSYNQTDISSPELATQHAELDRQKKAVREKMQPIEQAGIVKMSAPDQRQSEGRGRQKLLNEKLKDYLDESAWAEYSSLKSELEKLNAIKLPPRESALSVTRCNPRPPQSHVLMRGNVHAKGEEVAPGFPTILNAPVPEIPVAPEGAKTSGRRTVLAQWITSPDNIMTSRVIANRIWQHHFGRGIVRSTNNFGLLGDAPTHPLLLDWLATELVAGEWRLKQLHKTIMMSAAYQMSSQGNPQGLSRDPRNDLFWRFDMRRMSAEELRDSIHAVNGRLNLQMYGHGVYPEISAEVLAGQSQPGLGWGKSTPEEQARRSIYIHVKRSLITPMLASFDFPETDSSCEARFATTQPTQALGMINGDFIHKQAIEFAKRLRKECGDDTQAQIRRALELALAHPADPQEIARGAALIEKLQKQHKLTADQALEYFCLYIYNLNEFTYLD; encoded by the coding sequence ATGGTTCGGGGTTTTTCGGAGAAGTTAAAGTCGTCCGCACTGCTCATCGGCGCATGCGTTGTGTCGTTGCTCATGGCCATGCCGCTCTTGGCGGCGGACGAAAAGGAAGTTGCCCCCACCCCCGTCGACTTCGGCCGCCAAATCCGTCCCATCCTGGCCAAACGCTGTTTCGCCTGCCACGGCCCCGACGTGGCGGAATCGGGACTGCGGTTGAATGATCCCGAATCGGTGTTTGCCGAATTGGACTCCGGTGAATTGGGCATCGTGCCCGGTAAACCGGAAGAAAGCGAATTGCTGCGACGGATCGCCACCGACGATGAAATCGAACGGATGCCCCCCGAAGAGAAGCCGCTGCCAGCAGAAGAGATCGCATTGATTCGCCGTTGGATTTCCGAAGGGGCCGCGTGGGACAAACATTGGGCGTTTCAACCCATCCAACATCCCCAGCCACCGGCTGTGAAAAACAGCGCGTGGGTCCGCAATCCAATCGATGCCTTTATCTTGGCGAGACTGGAAAAGAACGGCCTCAGCCCCGCGCCGCAAGCTGACAAACTCGCGTTGTTGCGTCGAGCCTACTACGACCTGACCGGACTGCCACCCACCCCCGATGAAGTCACAGCGTTTCTCGCGGATACCGCGCCCGATGCCTATGAAAAAGTGGTCGACCGGCTGTTGGCCTCACCTCGTTACGGCGAACGCTGGGCGCGACATTGGCTCGATCTGGTGCGCTATGCGGAAACCAACAGCTACGAACGCGACGGCGATAAGCCCAACGCTTGGCGGTACCGCGACTACGTCATCCGCAGCCTGAATGACGATAAACCATATGACCGGTTTTTGACTGAGCAACTTGCCGGCGACGAATTGCCCGACGCATCCGCTGAGACGATCATCGCCACCGGCTATTACCGTTTGGGCTTGTGGGATGATGAGCCGGTCGACCGCGAACAAGCGTACTACGACGAGTTGGATGACATCCTCACCACGACCAGCCAAGTCATGCTAGGCCTGACGATTAATTGCGCGCGGTGTCACGATCATAAAATCGACCCGATTCCACAAACCGATTATTACAGCCTGTTGTCGTTCTTCGAAGGCGTCCCCTCCTACGGCATCCGCAGCGATCAACTCTCGTACAATCAAACCGACATCTCCTCTCCCGAATTGGCGACGCAACATGCGGAGTTGGACCGGCAGAAAAAAGCGGTCCGCGAAAAGATGCAACCGATCGAGCAAGCCGGCATCGTCAAAATGTCCGCCCCCGATCAGCGCCAATCCGAAGGCCGCGGCCGCCAGAAATTACTCAACGAAAAACTCAAGGATTATCTCGACGAATCCGCCTGGGCCGAATATTCGTCGCTCAAAAGCGAACTCGAGAAACTCAATGCGATCAAGTTGCCTCCCCGTGAATCGGCCCTGTCGGTCACCCGTTGCAATCCGCGGCCCCCGCAATCCCACGTGTTGATGCGAGGCAACGTACATGCCAAAGGGGAAGAAGTTGCGCCGGGTTTTCCGACGATTCTCAATGCACCCGTTCCGGAGATCCCCGTCGCTCCCGAAGGGGCCAAGACCTCCGGCCGTCGCACTGTATTGGCTCAGTGGATCACTTCGCCGGACAACATCATGACCTCCCGCGTGATCGCCAATCGCATCTGGCAACATCATTTCGGCCGCGGCATCGTGCGCAGCACCAACAACTTTGGCCTGCTGGGCGATGCCCCCACGCATCCGTTGCTGCTGGACTGGTTGGCCACAGAGTTGGTTGCCGGGGAATGGCGACTGAAGCAGTTACACAAGACCATCATGATGTCGGCCGCCTATCAAATGTCGTCGCAAGGCAATCCACAAGGCTTGTCTCGCGACCCGCGTAACGATCTATTCTGGCGGTTTGATATGCGGCGGATGAGCGCCGAGGAATTACGTGATTCGATCCATGCTGTCAACGGCCGTTTGAATTTGCAAATGTATGGCCACGGTGTCTATCCAGAAATCTCCGCGGAGGTCCTCGCCGGGCAATCACAGCCTGGATTGGGCTGGGGCAAATCGACGCCGGAGGAACAGGCGCGGCGAAGCATTTACATCCATGTGAAACGCTCGTTGATCACGCCGATGTTGGCCAGTTTCGATTTCCCTGAAACCGATTCCAGTTGCGAAGCCCGTTTTGCCACCACGCAACCCACGCAGGCGCTGGGGATGATCAACGGCGACTTCATCCACAAGCAAGCCATCGAGTTCGCGAAACGGCTCCGCAAGGAGTGCGGTGACGACACACAAGCACAGATCCGCCGCGCCCTGGAATTGGCCCTCGCCCATCCCGCCGACCCACAAGAGATCGCCCGCGGCGCCGCCTTGATTGAGAAGCTGCAAAAACAACACAAGCTAACGGCCGACCAAGCCTTGGAATACTTCTGTTTATACATCTACAACCTCAACGAGTTCACCTACCTGGACTGA
- a CDS encoding DUF1501 domain-containing protein produces the protein MSTQNNFCGRTRREFLWQAGGGFGSVALTGLLSGDGFFSKSAQAADSTNPLAVIPPHFAPKAKSIIFLFMYGGPSHIDTFDHKPDMIGMDGKTVDVKTFGRGGHKTGGRIVEPRWKFKQYGESGQWVSELFPHLSGCVDDIAFLKSMTADSPIHGSAMLMMNSGKILSGSPALGSWVNYGLGTENENLPGFVVMLDPTGGPISGAKNWSSGYMPATYQATQMRSKGAPIIDLAPPEGMSRAAQRTLLDSLNAANTDHLALRSDNSDLAARIASYELAFKMQKHAPEAVDISQETAETQKMYGLDNKRTEDFGKRCLYARRLVERGVRFIQLYSGGNHNDNNWDAHGDLEKNHNYHAGNTDQPIAALLKDLKQRALLDETLVVWGGEFGRQPTAEYAKGSGRDHNAFGFTMWMAGGGIKGGQSVGTTDELGSRAVENPLHVKRLHATILNQLGLDPNRLSYFYGGLDQKLVGVEPVEPIAEVI, from the coding sequence ATGAGCACACAAAATAATTTCTGCGGCCGCACCCGCCGCGAATTTCTCTGGCAAGCCGGCGGCGGATTCGGCTCCGTGGCGCTGACGGGACTTTTGTCGGGCGATGGGTTCTTTTCCAAATCCGCACAAGCAGCGGACTCGACGAATCCGTTGGCCGTCATACCGCCGCACTTTGCTCCCAAAGCTAAGAGCATCATCTTTCTGTTCATGTACGGCGGGCCGAGTCATATCGATACGTTCGACCACAAGCCGGACATGATCGGCATGGACGGCAAAACGGTCGACGTGAAAACCTTCGGCCGTGGCGGACACAAAACCGGTGGTCGGATTGTCGAGCCGCGCTGGAAATTCAAACAATACGGCGAGTCAGGCCAATGGGTCTCGGAACTCTTTCCGCACCTCTCCGGCTGCGTCGATGACATTGCCTTCCTCAAATCGATGACCGCCGATTCGCCGATTCACGGTTCGGCGATGTTGATGATGAACTCCGGCAAGATTCTCAGCGGCAGCCCCGCTCTCGGCTCCTGGGTGAATTACGGTCTCGGCACTGAGAACGAAAACCTGCCCGGCTTCGTCGTCATGCTCGACCCCACCGGCGGTCCGATCAGTGGCGCCAAAAACTGGTCCAGCGGTTATATGCCGGCGACTTATCAAGCGACGCAAATGCGGTCCAAGGGCGCTCCGATCATCGATCTCGCGCCCCCCGAAGGGATGTCCCGCGCGGCGCAGCGGACCTTGTTGGATTCACTCAACGCCGCCAACACCGATCACCTCGCCCTCCGCAGCGACAACAGCGATCTGGCCGCGCGCATCGCCAGTTACGAACTCGCCTTCAAAATGCAAAAGCACGCCCCCGAAGCGGTCGATATTTCGCAGGAGACCGCTGAGACGCAAAAAATGTACGGCCTGGATAACAAGCGGACCGAAGATTTCGGCAAGCGCTGCCTCTACGCCCGGCGACTGGTCGAGCGCGGTGTGCGGTTCATTCAGCTTTACTCCGGCGGTAACCACAACGACAACAACTGGGACGCCCATGGCGACCTGGAAAAGAACCACAACTACCACGCCGGCAACACCGATCAGCCGATCGCCGCATTGCTGAAAGACCTCAAGCAGCGGGCCTTGTTGGATGAAACGCTGGTCGTCTGGGGCGGCGAATTCGGCCGGCAACCGACAGCCGAGTACGCCAAAGGCTCCGGCCGCGACCACAACGCCTTCGGCTTCACGATGTGGATGGCCGGCGGCGGAATCAAGGGAGGCCAAAGCGTCGGCACAACGGACGAACTCGGCTCCCGCGCCGTCGAAAACCCACTCCACGTCAAACGCCTACACGCCACCATCCTGAACCAACTCGGCCTAGACCCCAACCGGTTGAGTTACTTCTACGGTGGGCTGGATCAGAAGCTGGTCGGCGTGGAGCCGGTGGAGCCGATTGCGGAGGTGATTTGA
- a CDS encoding serine/threonine-protein kinase, which produces MAPPQRPDRTPDKVAAELAQTVDSADGKKKFSVRPIELVMGRGQTLGTETTSLLHTRLRAVALLLLVVYGLIFLWAMINRNGNGGSDFLNDMAVIEHVDLVRLVLVSGIVAYLFVKLQLSQTVLRSIEYTLFGALTLMWIYVRYEIALNGALSGNTAEMVLAARTQMFGIFLLIIVHGLLIPHRWIGTARVVFTMAMAPLMTLGLFAIRHADLVAELDGLTSLENISTELLIVFVAALLATYGAAVLSAMRLEVHQAKKFGQYHLVKLIGSGGMGQVHLVEHDLLKRPCAMKLIRPEAAGNPTALARFEREVQSTAALTHPNTIAIYDYGHCDDGTFYYIMEYLPGMSLDEMVEQYGPLPAGRVIYLLRQACSAVSDAHAAGLIHRDLKPANLFVSERGGMCDFIKVLDFGLVKLTNEPEAPQITSDQVISGTPLYMSPEQAIGDPALDGRTDMYALGAVAYYMLTGRPPFEGATPVAVMMAHATKEVEPPSTHSDKIPADLQAVVLKCLAKKPADRYDDMSALEQALKDCDATGDWNAKQAAQWWSEVSPQTVSSTANSPFSETVYMEHVESDTAT; this is translated from the coding sequence ATGGCACCACCGCAGCGGCCGGATCGGACCCCTGATAAAGTGGCCGCTGAACTTGCACAGACTGTCGATTCCGCCGACGGTAAAAAAAAGTTCAGCGTCCGGCCGATCGAATTGGTCATGGGCCGCGGACAGACGCTCGGTACGGAAACAACCTCGCTGTTGCACACGCGGTTGCGCGCGGTCGCGTTGTTGCTGTTGGTGGTCTACGGCTTGATCTTTCTCTGGGCGATGATCAATCGCAACGGCAACGGGGGAAGTGACTTTCTCAACGACATGGCGGTGATTGAACATGTCGATTTGGTGCGACTGGTGCTGGTGAGCGGCATTGTGGCGTATCTGTTCGTCAAGTTGCAACTGTCACAAACGGTGTTACGCAGCATTGAATATACGTTGTTCGGCGCATTGACGTTGATGTGGATTTATGTGCGATACGAAATCGCCCTTAATGGAGCGCTCTCCGGAAATACGGCCGAAATGGTGCTCGCCGCACGCACGCAAATGTTCGGAATCTTTCTGTTGATCATTGTTCACGGGCTGTTGATTCCGCACCGGTGGATCGGAACGGCGCGCGTGGTGTTCACAATGGCGATGGCACCGTTGATGACGCTGGGATTGTTCGCCATCAGGCATGCCGACTTGGTGGCTGAATTGGACGGATTGACCAGCCTGGAAAATATCAGCACCGAATTGCTGATTGTGTTCGTAGCGGCACTGCTCGCCACCTACGGTGCTGCCGTTCTCAGTGCCATGCGTCTGGAAGTTCATCAGGCCAAAAAATTCGGACAATATCATTTAGTAAAGCTGATCGGCAGTGGCGGTATGGGGCAGGTCCACTTGGTGGAACATGACCTTCTCAAGAGGCCCTGCGCCATGAAATTGATCCGCCCCGAAGCCGCCGGGAATCCCACCGCACTGGCCCGGTTTGAACGAGAAGTGCAGTCGACAGCTGCGCTCACGCATCCTAACACGATTGCCATCTACGACTACGGTCATTGTGACGACGGCACATTTTATTATATCATGGAATATCTGCCCGGCATGAGTCTCGACGAGATGGTCGAACAGTATGGACCGTTGCCGGCCGGGCGTGTGATTTATTTGCTGCGGCAGGCGTGCAGCGCAGTGTCCGATGCGCATGCAGCGGGCTTGATTCACCGCGACCTCAAACCGGCCAACTTGTTCGTCTCGGAACGGGGCGGCATGTGCGACTTCATTAAGGTGCTGGATTTTGGCCTCGTGAAGCTCACCAATGAACCAGAGGCACCACAAATCACATCCGATCAGGTGATCAGCGGGACGCCGTTGTATATGTCGCCCGAACAAGCGATTGGCGATCCTGCGCTGGACGGGCGAACCGATATGTACGCCCTTGGTGCCGTCGCCTATTACATGCTAACGGGTCGGCCGCCGTTTGAAGGGGCGACACCGGTCGCAGTCATGATGGCGCACGCCACCAAGGAGGTCGAGCCGCCTTCAACGCACAGCGACAAAATTCCCGCGGACCTTCAAGCCGTCGTGCTCAAATGCCTTGCCAAGAAACCGGCGGACCGCTACGACGATATGTCGGCGTTGGAACAAGCCTTGAAAGACTGTGACGCGACCGGAGATTGGAATGCGAAACAAGCGGCGCAGTGGTGGAGCGAAGTCTCCCCGCAGACTGTGTCTTCCACAGCAAATTCTCCCTTTAGTGAGACGGTCTATATGGAACACGTCGAATCGGATACAGCAACCTGA
- a CDS encoding HpcH/HpaI aldolase family protein, with translation MRPSKTLAKLRAGKPVRMCALGHFIPAYIRHAAHFKYDCIWLDLEHREMSQREVQSLLAYFHLCDIDCMLRAPTLEKIRLYRYFEDGAAGLMIPHVSTAERAQELVRAVKFPPLGDRGIDGAGLDSDFYLQGGEDYTDAANRETFLVVQIETPEAVDNADEIAAVPGVDGLFVGPGDLSLRLRNAPEGSRTLEESTEHVAAAAKRHGKAWGQPGFSADHVKQLHQQGAQLVNYGGDFGAFMKMLEANSRDLDAAYGEE, from the coding sequence ATGCGACCGAGCAAAACATTGGCCAAATTGCGGGCCGGCAAACCGGTGCGGATGTGTGCGTTGGGGCATTTTATCCCCGCTTACATCCGGCATGCGGCCCATTTCAAGTATGACTGCATCTGGCTGGACCTGGAACATCGGGAGATGAGCCAGCGCGAAGTGCAGTCGCTGTTGGCCTATTTTCATCTGTGCGACATCGATTGCATGCTCCGCGCTCCGACGTTGGAGAAGATTCGGCTGTACCGTTATTTTGAGGACGGGGCCGCCGGGTTGATGATTCCGCACGTCTCGACAGCGGAACGGGCACAAGAGTTGGTCCGCGCGGTCAAGTTTCCGCCGCTCGGCGACCGCGGCATCGACGGCGCAGGCCTGGACAGCGATTTTTACCTGCAAGGGGGGGAGGACTACACCGACGCGGCCAATCGCGAAACGTTCCTGGTGGTCCAAATCGAAACGCCCGAAGCAGTGGACAACGCCGATGAAATCGCTGCTGTGCCGGGCGTCGACGGCCTGTTCGTCGGGCCGGGAGATTTGTCGTTGCGATTGAGAAACGCCCCTGAGGGAAGCCGCACGCTGGAGGAATCGACCGAGCATGTCGCCGCCGCCGCCAAACGACACGGCAAGGCCTGGGGCCAACCCGGGTTTTCGGCCGACCATGTCAAACAGCTGCATCAACAAGGCGCCCAACTGGTCAATTACGGCGGCGATTTTGGCGCGTTTATGAAAATGCTGGAAGCCAATTCCCGCGATCTGGATGCGGCGTACGGCGAGGAATAA
- a CDS encoding twin-arginine translocation signal domain-containing protein, which produces MSSSQSPLQSSTDSSRRDFLKSATIAGAAAAAVTTGSGPLILNASDKAGSKRARVGQGEFVYECDHHFGEVPDHVRWGDTHGVCVDEAGLIYVKHRQKTDEPMDAIVVFDADGKFVRSFGKEYHGGGHGIDVRKEGGEEFLYLSNTGRGTTAKTTLTGEQVWVKEVPQESGKYDNGEKYSPTNICFGPDGGFYIGDGYGSSYLHQYDKNDNYVRTWGGKGREAGEMSTPHGQWLDNRAGREPSLVVADRANGRMQYFTLDGEHIEFMYDVLFPADVDIRGEILMVPDLHARISLFDKNNTLITHLGDDAAWRKKVLDGFNVRKQPETWQDGKFIHPHDAAFDHDGNIYVAEWVPTGRVSFLRHVG; this is translated from the coding sequence ATGTCCTCATCGCAATCGCCGCTACAGTCCTCGACCGACTCGTCCCGTCGCGACTTTTTGAAGTCCGCCACGATTGCCGGAGCCGCTGCGGCTGCCGTGACGACCGGGAGTGGGCCGTTGATTCTCAATGCCAGTGATAAGGCGGGCAGTAAGCGGGCGCGGGTGGGGCAGGGGGAATTTGTTTACGAGTGCGATCACCATTTCGGCGAGGTGCCCGACCATGTTCGTTGGGGGGACACGCACGGCGTGTGCGTGGACGAAGCGGGGCTGATTTATGTCAAGCATCGCCAAAAAACCGATGAGCCGATGGATGCGATCGTGGTGTTCGACGCCGACGGCAAATTCGTCCGCTCATTTGGCAAGGAATACCATGGCGGCGGGCATGGGATCGATGTCCGCAAGGAGGGGGGCGAGGAGTTTTTGTATCTCTCGAATACCGGTCGCGGCACGACCGCCAAGACGACGCTGACCGGCGAGCAGGTGTGGGTCAAGGAAGTGCCCCAGGAATCGGGCAAATATGACAACGGCGAAAAATATAGCCCGACAAACATCTGCTTCGGGCCCGACGGCGGGTTTTATATCGGCGACGGTTACGGTTCCTCGTATTTGCATCAATACGACAAGAACGACAATTACGTTCGCACCTGGGGAGGCAAGGGGCGCGAAGCGGGTGAAATGTCGACGCCGCACGGCCAATGGCTCGATAACCGCGCCGGCCGCGAGCCAAGCCTGGTCGTCGCCGACCGTGCCAACGGCCGCATGCAATACTTCACGCTCGATGGCGAGCACATCGAATTCATGTACGACGTGCTGTTCCCGGCCGATGTCGACATTCGCGGCGAGATCTTAATGGTCCCCGACCTGCACGCACGGATTTCGCTATTCGACAAGAACAACACGCTGATCACCCACCTGGGAGACGATGCTGCTTGGCGCAAAAAAGTCCTGGACGGCTTCAATGTCCGCAAGCAACCGGAAACGTGGCAGGACGGAAAGTTCATCCACCCGCATGATGCAGCGTTTGATCACGACGGGAACATCTACGTGGCGGAGTGGGTGCCGACGGGGCGGGTCTCGTTTTTGCGGCATGTGGGGTAG
- a CDS encoding DUF6807 domain-containing protein, with amino-acid sequence MNTVRVCLLAGVLVCVPLLAVAEPVTLKLHAGKLDRVSTPVFWELPAALRKATGFTLSRVEDGKKVPVQITQDDPPRIMWILGEELKASQSRRYRLSPTAESPPAPAVTCRDNGRQLVVSVGDKPVLHYNHAVVPAPNANEAYYARSGYLHPLYAPDGQILTDDFAPDHPHQHGVMFAWTNTTFEGRDINFWDQKSQAAKIEHAAIGETFEGQVAGGFRVLLLHTDLTAPDGQKPVLDETWDVRIYNVSDGFLFDVHSTQRCAGDSPLTINQYHYGGMAIRGRREWLKADGAEFLTSAGETRANGNHSRPDWVTMSGQLDGRSYDVTMFASPSNFRAPQPVRLHPSKPYFVFAPLVLGEFQIRPGKPYESRFRFHIGQGALNVKRTQQLWQDYADPPQVTLIND; translated from the coding sequence ATGAACACCGTGCGAGTCTGTTTGCTTGCGGGCGTCTTGGTATGCGTTCCGCTGTTGGCCGTCGCTGAACCGGTTACGCTCAAGCTCCATGCGGGGAAACTGGACCGCGTGTCGACGCCGGTTTTTTGGGAATTGCCGGCAGCACTCCGCAAGGCGACTGGTTTCACGCTCTCTCGGGTAGAGGACGGGAAAAAAGTTCCAGTCCAAATCACACAGGATGATCCACCGCGAATCATGTGGATCCTCGGCGAAGAGTTGAAAGCCAGCCAGTCGCGACGCTATCGGCTGTCGCCTACGGCTGAGTCCCCCCCAGCACCTGCGGTGACGTGTCGGGACAACGGACGGCAATTGGTCGTGTCTGTCGGCGACAAACCGGTGCTGCACTACAACCATGCCGTCGTCCCCGCTCCCAATGCAAATGAAGCGTATTATGCCCGCAGCGGATACTTACACCCGCTGTATGCGCCGGACGGACAGATTCTCACTGATGACTTTGCCCCCGATCATCCGCATCAACATGGCGTGATGTTTGCCTGGACGAATACCACATTCGAGGGTCGCGACATCAACTTTTGGGACCAAAAATCCCAAGCGGCAAAAATCGAACACGCTGCAATCGGGGAGACCTTTGAAGGTCAGGTGGCCGGTGGATTTCGTGTGTTGCTCCTACATACCGATTTGACGGCTCCGGATGGCCAGAAACCGGTATTGGATGAGACGTGGGACGTTCGGATCTACAATGTGAGCGACGGTTTTCTCTTCGACGTCCATTCCACGCAACGCTGTGCCGGAGACAGCCCGCTGACGATCAATCAATATCACTACGGCGGAATGGCGATCCGCGGGCGTCGTGAATGGCTGAAGGCCGATGGCGCAGAATTTCTCACCAGCGCAGGCGAAACGCGGGCCAACGGCAATCATAGCCGGCCGGACTGGGTCACGATGTCCGGACAACTCGACGGGCGGTCGTATGACGTGACGATGTTCGCTAGCCCTAGCAATTTCCGCGCGCCGCAACCGGTGCGACTGCATCCTTCGAAACCTTATTTCGTCTTCGCCCCGTTGGTTTTGGGCGAGTTTCAAATTCGCCCCGGCAAGCCGTACGAATCGCGATTTCGTTTTCACATCGGTCAAGGAGCACTGAACGTGAAACGGACGCAACAACTTTGGCAGGATTATGCCGATCCGCCGCAAGTCACGCTCATAAATGACTAA
- a CDS encoding serine hydrolase domain-containing protein: MFSIDTPQNIGLDSARWQHALGLVRSWTETDHVPAAGVMLLRNGKTTGPHLFGRQTCAADAPSIRDDAIFLIASITKPIVGMAALLLVERGEFVLDDRVKNIVPEFGNNGKHGVTIRHLLTHTSGLPDMLPNNTELRSAQAPLSAFVEETCRQPLAFRPGRGVQYQSMGFCMLGEIIRRVTGQSCAEFLQNELFAPLGMHDTALGAPDNWYTGENPTVDRIAELRIPEAQVGSNWHWNTRYWRQLGAPWGGLLTTPADLACLAQFLLNRGRGEDQPLLSPATLAAATRNQFLAMRDVPELERRSRPWGLGWRLHWPGDSRNFGDFLGPHNYGHWGATGSLLWIDPTWQTAAIMLTTQPQEPRGEYLARFSNAAVASLTAPLGD; the protein is encoded by the coding sequence ATGTTCTCGATCGATACGCCGCAGAATATCGGATTGGACTCCGCGCGTTGGCAACACGCGTTGGGGCTAGTGCGGTCGTGGACTGAGACCGATCATGTTCCCGCTGCCGGGGTGATGCTTCTCCGCAACGGCAAGACGACTGGTCCCCATCTGTTCGGCCGACAAACGTGCGCCGCTGATGCCCCATCGATTCGTGACGACGCGATCTTTTTAATCGCATCGATCACCAAACCGATCGTGGGCATGGCAGCGCTGTTGCTCGTGGAGCGGGGAGAGTTTGTGCTCGATGACCGCGTGAAAAACATCGTGCCGGAATTTGGGAACAACGGCAAGCACGGCGTGACGATCCGGCATCTGCTCACGCACACATCGGGCTTGCCGGACATGCTGCCCAACAACACCGAACTTCGCAGCGCGCAGGCACCGTTGTCGGCGTTTGTGGAAGAGACCTGTCGGCAACCACTCGCCTTTCGTCCCGGCCGCGGCGTGCAGTACCAAAGCATGGGGTTTTGCATGCTGGGAGAAATCATCCGCCGCGTGACCGGTCAGTCCTGTGCAGAATTTTTACAGAACGAACTCTTCGCGCCGTTGGGAATGCACGATACCGCACTGGGCGCGCCAGACAACTGGTACACGGGAGAGAATCCCACCGTCGACCGCATCGCGGAATTACGGATCCCCGAAGCGCAGGTTGGCAGCAATTGGCATTGGAACACGCGCTATTGGCGGCAACTTGGCGCCCCGTGGGGCGGATTGTTGACGACGCCGGCCGACCTGGCATGCTTGGCACAATTTCTGCTGAATCGTGGTCGTGGGGAGGACCAGCCGCTCCTCAGCCCCGCCACCCTTGCCGCTGCCACACGCAATCAATTTCTCGCCATGCGCGATGTCCCCGAATTGGAACGTCGCTCGCGGCCGTGGGGACTGGGCTGGCGACTGCATTGGCCGGGGGACAGCCGCAATTTTGGTGATTTCCTAGGGCCGCACAATTATGGCCATTGGGGGGCGACCGGCTCGCTGTTATGGATTGACCCCACTTGGCAAACGGCTGCCATCATGCTCACGACGCAGCCGCAGGAGCCGCGCGGCGAATATCTCGCCCGGTTTTCTAATGCCGCGGTCGCTTCGCTGACAGCACCACTTGGTGACTGA